The proteins below come from a single Papaver somniferum cultivar HN1 chromosome 11, ASM357369v1, whole genome shotgun sequence genomic window:
- the LOC113320663 gene encoding cationic peroxidase 1-like has translation MADRNGFFYFLLVSVLVSMAIISSDALSTSFYQKVCPEALPTIKKVVTDAVNRERRMGASLLRLHFHDCFINGCDGSVLLDKTSTIDGEKGAAGNINSARGFEVVDRIKSEVNKVCGAQVVSCADILAVAARDSVVQLGGKTWKVELSRRDSTTASEDDANNSLPSPFMDLNALINNFKNAGLDEKDLVVLSGGHTIGLAQCSRFKNRIYNESNIDPLFARNRKLMCPASGGDNKLAPLDPTAAKFDSLYFKILVRKRGLLHSGQVLLNGATTDALVKRYSTNAAAFSADFGKSMIKIGRNKPLEGNSGQIRVNCRRIN, from the exons ATGGCAGATCGTAATGGTTTCTTTTACTTCCTTCTTGTGAGTGTTTTAGTATCGATGGCAATAATATCCTCAGATGCACTCTCAacctctttttatcaaaaagttTGTCCAGAAGCCCTTCCAACTATTAAGAAAGTGGTCACCGATGCTGTAAACCGTGAGCGCCGAATGGGCGCTTCTTTACTTCGCCTCCATTTCCACGATTGTTTCATTAAT GGTTGTGATGGATCAGTTCTTCTTGATAAAACATCAACAATCGATGGGGAGAAGGGTGCAGCAGGCAATATCAACTCAGCAAGAGGATTTGAAGTAGTCGACAGGATAAAGTCCGAAGTGAACAAAGTCTGTGGTGCTCAAGTTGTCTCTTGTGCTGATATCTTGGCTGTTGCTGCTCGCGACTCTGTCGTACAG TTAGGAGGaaaaacatggaaggtagaactaAGTCGAAGAGACTCGACCACAGCAAGCGAAGATGATGCCAACAATTCCTTACC atcaCCTTTCATGGACCTTAACGCTCTCATAAACAACTTCAAAAACGCAGGGTTAGATGAAAAAGACCTAGTTGTATTATCAGGAGGACATACCATTGGGCTTGCTCAGTGTAGCAGGTTCAAAAATCGAATTTACAATGAATCCAACATCGACCCATTATTTGCCAGGAACCGAAAGTTGATGTGTCCCGCCTCCGGCGGTGACAACAAACTTGCTCCTCTCGATCCCACGGCTGCCAAATTTGATTCGTTGTACTTTAAAATTTTGGTGAGGAAAAGAGGTTTACTTCATTCAGGCCAGGTTTTATTAAACGGTGCCACAACTGATGCATTGGTGAAGAGATACAGTACCAATGCTGCCGCTTTTTCAGctgattttggaaagtctatGATCAAAATAGGAAGAAATAAGCCATTGGAAGGAAATTCAGGACAAATTCGTGTGAATTGCAgaagaattaattaa